In the genome of Mucisphaera calidilacus, one region contains:
- the lgt gene encoding prolipoprotein diacylglyceryl transferase: MLHTLEPIIFTIPGIGLPIRWYGIAYLTGFLLAYLLIRRVINAGNSPLKTDDAADLIIQVALGLVIGGRLGYVLFYDPKLLIEFTSDMPYWSTLAINRGGMASHGGMIGAIAAAWIFARRHNIPLLHLLDLIAFAGPPGVFLGRVANFINGELYGRPCPPDFPLAVRFPQELLDWAADPESRLTPLMRQLPHLGETPLNWAHRAIAHIQQHDADVIAIIEPALTPRHPSQLYAALLEGLVVFIALAITWTRPRTPGIVGGTFCCTYALMRIANECFRMPDAHLLNREFAITGITRGQWLSVALFLLGLAIIILVKRTQAQPLGGWLRSTQP; this comes from the coding sequence ATGCTCCACACCCTCGAACCCATCATCTTCACCATCCCAGGCATCGGACTCCCCATCCGCTGGTACGGCATCGCCTACCTCACCGGATTCCTCCTCGCCTACCTGCTCATCCGACGCGTTATCAACGCCGGAAACTCACCCCTCAAAACCGACGACGCCGCCGACCTCATCATCCAGGTCGCACTCGGACTCGTCATCGGCGGACGACTCGGCTACGTCCTCTTCTACGACCCCAAACTCCTCATCGAGTTCACCAGCGACATGCCCTACTGGAGCACGCTCGCAATCAACCGAGGCGGCATGGCCTCACACGGCGGCATGATCGGGGCTATCGCCGCCGCATGGATCTTCGCACGACGACACAACATCCCCCTCCTCCACCTCCTCGACCTCATCGCCTTCGCAGGACCCCCAGGCGTCTTCCTCGGACGCGTCGCCAACTTCATCAATGGCGAACTCTACGGCCGACCCTGCCCCCCCGATTTCCCCCTCGCCGTTCGCTTCCCACAGGAACTCCTCGACTGGGCCGCCGACCCCGAATCCAGACTCACACCCCTCATGCGCCAACTCCCCCACCTCGGCGAAACACCACTCAACTGGGCACACCGCGCCATCGCACACATCCAACAGCACGACGCCGACGTCATCGCCATCATCGAACCCGCACTCACACCACGTCACCCCTCGCAACTCTACGCCGCACTCCTCGAAGGACTCGTCGTCTTCATCGCACTCGCCATCACCTGGACACGACCCCGAACCCCGGGCATCGTCGGCGGCACCTTCTGCTGCACCTACGCACTCATGCGCATCGCCAACGAATGCTTCCGCATGCCCGACGCACACCTGCTCAACCGCGAATTCGCCATCACCGGCATCACCCGCGGACAGTGGCTCTCCGTCGCACTCTTCCTCCTCGGACTCGCCATCATCATCCTCGTTAAACGCACCCAAGCCCAACCCCTCGGCGGCTGGCTCAGGTCAACCCAACCATAA
- a CDS encoding DUF3800 domain-containing protein translates to MSVETHRKSHYYFVDESGVPDIWGRRKNDLVIDNPASRFFLIGLVEIKDVTTVSNAIDHLRAMLLRDPRFSTIPSLDVSKRKTAVEFHAKNDHPRVRERVFTLLCQAFHNIRYSAVVRDKRRVRSIVEAMKTIDPTYRYHPNSLYDALVRRLFNGRLHFEGSRYTVYFAQRGKSDRQAALLSALENAQRDYEQYAGLDETEPSIRFVSGYPRQYQGLQVVDYFNWALQRFYERDDNHYWKRLWDAGKVRCVIDPDATGRYREGEIYTASNPLTGEFN, encoded by the coding sequence ATGTCGGTTGAGACCCATCGAAAATCACACTATTACTTCGTTGATGAGTCGGGCGTGCCGGATATCTGGGGTCGTCGCAAGAACGATCTTGTGATCGACAACCCGGCTTCACGCTTCTTCCTGATCGGTTTAGTTGAGATCAAGGATGTCACGACGGTATCCAACGCGATCGACCATCTCAGGGCGATGCTTCTCAGGGATCCACGGTTCAGCACCATCCCATCCCTTGACGTCAGCAAGCGTAAGACGGCGGTTGAGTTTCACGCGAAGAATGATCACCCAAGAGTGCGTGAGCGTGTCTTTACGCTTCTTTGTCAAGCGTTTCACAACATCCGGTACTCTGCTGTTGTGCGTGACAAGCGGCGTGTTCGCTCCATCGTCGAGGCGATGAAAACCATCGATCCGACGTACCGCTATCACCCCAACAGCTTGTATGACGCTCTGGTCCGGCGCTTGTTCAATGGAAGGCTTCACTTCGAGGGGAGTCGATACACGGTTTATTTTGCACAGCGTGGAAAGTCTGATCGTCAGGCCGCGTTGCTTTCGGCTTTGGAGAATGCCCAGAGAGACTACGAGCAGTACGCGGGTCTGGACGAAACCGAGCCATCCATACGTTTCGTGTCGGGATATCCCAGACAGTATCAGGGGTTACAGGTTGTTGACTACTTCAACTGGGCCCTTCAACGCTTTTACGAGCGTGATGACAACCATTACTGGAAGCGGTTGTGGGATGCTGGAAAGGTCAGGTGTGTGATCGATCCTGATGCGACTGGTCGCTACCGGGAGGGTGAGATTTACACCGCGTCTAACCCTCTCACTGGCGAGTTCAACTGA
- the rnr gene encoding ribonuclease R, giving the protein MSERIRAAIVRHLSDRRYRPSSLSQLAKQLNIDPEDQQDFEQAVKHLIKDKQLVLGSADTLALPPPGREVTGRFSLHPRGFGFITPDDARTHTDLFVPAQNTAGAMTGDTVRARVLRDRHGGSEAGYIGRIIEILKRTDKTFTGTIFERGRQSFVRPDGKALTADVLIRDAQAANARPGDKVAFEIIAFPESPDERAEGVITRILGESGVPEVETQAIIQAYDLPTEFPEPVLEDARKAVHKLEAEEKNLDRRDLTDTLILTIDPPDARDFDDAISLTTVDDNSPAVLELGVHIADVALYIEPGSAIDEEAKARGNSVYLPRHVIPMLPEVLSNGVCSLQENVPRCCLSCFIRYDADANVVSTRFDRTRIHSAKRFTYLEAQAVIDGDIREAIKHAKTEAKYPRPVIKALKAMNDLARKIRQRRLRNGMIVLGLPEVELVYDDAGHVIDAQPEDDAFTHKLIEMFMVEANEAAASLFDRLDIPMIRRVHPDPPAHDMSDLRGFARVAGYNIPAHPTRQELQGLLQSVEGKPAQTAVHLAVLKTLSKAEYSPAIIGHFALASEHYSHFTSPIRRYPDLILHRALAHYIEAERQHGRPLKRKDKATRKLADLIPSEEQLTELGGHCSATERNAEAAERELRNFLVLQLLADHMGDDFPGTVTGVTNRGIFVQIDRFLVDGFVELSELPGPPSERWSLNRQTGALVAQRSGKTITIGDRFTVRIANVDLARRQLELAVVSAGGKPAKPSGKKTRKQAPGAKKALAKTARFKRARNKTSRKPRRGR; this is encoded by the coding sequence ATGTCCGAGCGGATCAGAGCCGCCATCGTCCGACATCTCAGCGATCGTCGTTATCGCCCCAGTTCCCTCTCGCAACTCGCGAAACAACTCAACATCGACCCCGAAGACCAGCAGGACTTCGAGCAGGCCGTCAAACACCTCATCAAGGACAAACAACTCGTCCTCGGTTCCGCCGACACCCTCGCACTCCCGCCTCCCGGCCGAGAGGTCACCGGCCGATTCTCACTCCACCCACGCGGCTTCGGCTTCATCACACCCGACGACGCCCGAACCCACACAGACCTCTTCGTCCCCGCACAAAACACCGCCGGCGCCATGACAGGCGACACCGTCCGCGCTCGCGTCCTGCGCGACCGCCACGGCGGATCCGAAGCCGGGTACATCGGCCGAATCATCGAAATCCTCAAACGAACCGACAAAACCTTCACCGGAACCATCTTCGAACGCGGCCGACAAAGCTTCGTCCGGCCCGACGGCAAGGCACTCACCGCCGACGTCCTCATCCGCGACGCACAGGCCGCCAACGCACGCCCAGGCGACAAGGTCGCCTTCGAAATCATCGCCTTCCCCGAATCGCCCGACGAACGCGCCGAAGGCGTGATCACCAGAATCCTCGGCGAATCAGGCGTCCCCGAGGTCGAAACCCAGGCCATCATCCAGGCCTACGACCTCCCCACCGAATTCCCCGAACCCGTCCTCGAAGACGCACGCAAAGCCGTCCACAAACTCGAAGCCGAAGAGAAAAACCTCGACCGACGCGACCTCACCGACACCCTCATCCTCACCATCGACCCGCCCGACGCACGCGACTTCGACGACGCCATCTCACTCACCACCGTCGACGACAACTCCCCCGCCGTCCTCGAGCTAGGCGTACACATCGCCGACGTCGCCCTCTACATCGAACCCGGCTCCGCCATCGACGAAGAAGCCAAGGCACGCGGCAACTCCGTCTACCTCCCGCGACACGTCATCCCCATGCTCCCCGAGGTGCTCTCCAACGGCGTCTGCTCCCTCCAGGAAAACGTCCCCCGTTGCTGCCTCTCCTGCTTCATCCGATACGACGCCGACGCCAACGTCGTCTCCACACGATTCGACCGTACACGCATCCACTCCGCCAAACGCTTCACCTACCTCGAAGCACAGGCCGTCATCGATGGCGACATCCGCGAAGCCATCAAACACGCCAAAACCGAAGCCAAGTACCCAAGACCCGTCATCAAGGCCCTCAAGGCCATGAACGACCTCGCCCGAAAAATCCGGCAACGCCGACTCCGCAACGGCATGATCGTCCTCGGACTCCCCGAGGTCGAACTCGTCTACGACGACGCCGGCCACGTCATCGACGCACAACCCGAAGACGACGCCTTCACTCATAAACTCATCGAGATGTTCATGGTCGAAGCCAACGAGGCCGCCGCCTCCCTCTTCGACCGACTCGACATCCCCATGATCCGACGCGTCCACCCCGACCCGCCCGCACACGATATGTCCGACCTCCGTGGCTTCGCTCGCGTCGCCGGCTACAACATCCCCGCACACCCCACCCGACAGGAACTCCAGGGACTCCTCCAGTCCGTCGAAGGCAAACCCGCACAAACCGCCGTGCACCTCGCCGTCCTCAAAACCCTCTCCAAAGCCGAATACTCACCCGCCATCATCGGACACTTCGCACTCGCCTCCGAACACTACAGCCACTTCACCTCTCCCATCCGACGATACCCCGACCTCATCCTCCACCGCGCCCTCGCACACTACATCGAGGCCGAACGACAGCACGGCAGACCCCTCAAACGCAAAGACAAGGCCACCCGAAAACTCGCCGACCTGATCCCCTCCGAAGAACAGCTCACCGAACTCGGCGGCCACTGCTCCGCCACCGAACGAAACGCCGAGGCCGCCGAACGCGAACTCCGTAACTTCCTCGTCCTCCAACTCCTCGCCGATCACATGGGCGACGACTTCCCCGGAACCGTCACAGGCGTCACCAACCGAGGCATCTTCGTCCAGATCGACCGCTTCCTCGTCGACGGATTCGTCGAACTCTCCGAACTCCCCGGACCACCCTCCGAACGATGGTCCCTCAACCGACAGACCGGCGCACTCGTCGCACAACGCTCCGGCAAAACCATCACCATCGGCGACCGCTTCACCGTACGCATCGCCAACGTCGACCTCGCACGACGTCAACTCGAACTCGCCGTCGTCTCCGCAGGCGGAAAACCCGCCAAACCCTCCGGCAAAAAAACACGCAAACAAGCACCCGGCGCCAAAAAAGCTCTGGCCAAAACCGCCCGCTTCAAACGCGCTCGCAACAAGACCAGCCGAAAACCCCGCCGCGGACGGTAA
- a CDS encoding HEAT repeat domain-containing protein, producing MNGPKALIRYFQSAALGLLILPAATLLAQDRLPSEIYTADPLTDGQTQAVQIYINELAQALAEDDADLRQRSRRSLTNPLRRPSASQNFLQIYTGLTVEALKPNLDNEDFAVRLNTLIILAELKSHQGLELAATRINDPNAAVRYWAIRCFEVPEARTQLNQEEITAHLDLLAGQLAIETSEAAAIRLTEAIDSYDTTLAHQKLIDALYLRLSNNVKPNSLATEQRALTQTFRWLIRARSDGVEITPLLADVAALGHANARRAQTMLQQNPQAPLAADTIRVVDQILDLTREMLFPNTQTPTNLQRHLIREDWNALANDLNTWSQLLLDPAIDLDPRARAIVNP from the coding sequence ATGAACGGCCCAAAGGCGCTAATACGTTACTTCCAGTCAGCCGCCCTCGGACTGCTGATCCTCCCCGCAGCTACCCTGCTGGCCCAGGATCGACTGCCCTCCGAGATCTACACGGCAGACCCCCTCACCGACGGACAAACCCAGGCCGTCCAGATCTATATCAACGAACTCGCACAGGCACTCGCCGAGGACGACGCCGACCTCCGGCAACGCTCCCGACGAAGCCTCACCAACCCCCTCCGAAGACCCAGCGCCTCCCAGAATTTCCTCCAGATCTACACCGGACTCACCGTCGAGGCACTCAAACCCAACCTCGACAACGAAGACTTCGCCGTACGCCTCAACACCCTCATCATTCTCGCCGAACTCAAGTCGCACCAAGGACTTGAACTCGCCGCCACACGCATCAACGACCCCAACGCAGCCGTACGCTACTGGGCCATCCGATGCTTCGAGGTCCCCGAGGCACGGACACAACTCAACCAGGAAGAAATCACCGCACACCTCGACCTCCTCGCCGGCCAACTCGCCATCGAAACCTCCGAGGCCGCCGCCATCCGCCTTACCGAGGCCATCGACAGCTACGACACCACCCTGGCACACCAGAAACTCATCGACGCCCTCTACCTCCGACTCAGCAACAACGTCAAACCCAACTCACTCGCCACCGAACAGCGAGCCCTCACCCAGACCTTCCGCTGGCTCATCCGCGCCAGGTCCGATGGCGTCGAGATCACCCCCCTCCTCGCCGACGTCGCCGCGCTCGGGCACGCCAACGCTCGACGCGCCCAGACCATGCTCCAGCAGAACCCCCAGGCACCCCTCGCCGCCGACACCATCCGCGTCGTCGACCAGATCCTCGACCTCACACGGGAAATGCTCTTCCCCAACACCCAGACCCCCACCAACCTTCAGCGGCATCTCATCCGCGAAGACTGGAACGCACTCGCCAACGACCTCAACACCTGGAGCCAACTGCTCCTCGATCCCGCCATCGACCTCGACCCGAGGGCACGCGCGATCGTGAACCCGTAA
- a CDS encoding sigma-54-dependent Fis family transcriptional regulator — translation MTGREQELDILEEISQILGDGLDLPEIFQHAMAVLSQRLGILRASLVIHDQQEDCLKTVASTGLSPQEQQRGRYARGEGVTGTVLDTGEPAVIPDISKHPDFLNRTGARSPSETDPDAPPVSFICIPLKDASQLVGAISIDKPFVNDRQLQTDARILTIIAGLMSQAYRLHNLVQIERSHWIAQNQLLRDDLRTRYKFDNIIGTAPAMLDVLSSIAQVAESRATVLILGETGCGKELVAKAIHYNSPRRHKPLIRVNCGALAPQLLESELFGHVKGSFTGAIRDKTGRFEAADGGSIFLDEIGTLDPQLQVRLLRVLQERELERVGDHRTRQIDVRVIAATNLDLEHEVRKGNFREDLYYRLNVVTIHLPPLRNRREDIPLLVDHFLERFNRENNKNLRKVSRSLMNTLLRYPWPGNVRELENAMERAVVLSASEDFTEELLSLQIRLFAQQTRTTGSDQSIDALCARLAQQAISQHHTDEGRIYANVIQEIERHLIREALAFNDGVKIRTADFLGINRNTLNKKVRDLQLEDPENNPRN, via the coding sequence ATGACCGGACGTGAACAAGAATTAGACATTCTTGAAGAGATCAGCCAGATCCTTGGCGACGGCCTCGACCTCCCCGAGATCTTCCAGCACGCCATGGCCGTCCTCTCACAACGCCTTGGCATCCTCCGCGCCTCTCTCGTCATCCACGATCAGCAGGAAGACTGCCTCAAAACCGTCGCCTCCACCGGCCTCTCGCCCCAGGAACAACAACGCGGACGATACGCCCGAGGCGAAGGGGTCACCGGAACCGTCCTCGACACAGGCGAACCCGCCGTCATACCCGATATCAGCAAACACCCCGACTTCCTCAACCGCACCGGCGCACGGTCCCCCAGCGAAACCGACCCCGACGCACCCCCCGTCAGCTTCATCTGCATCCCCCTCAAAGACGCCAGCCAACTCGTCGGCGCCATCAGCATCGACAAACCCTTCGTCAACGACCGTCAACTCCAGACCGACGCCCGAATCCTCACCATCATCGCCGGACTCATGTCCCAGGCCTACCGACTCCACAACCTCGTCCAGATCGAACGCTCCCACTGGATCGCCCAGAACCAGCTCCTACGCGACGACCTCCGCACACGCTACAAATTCGACAACATCATCGGCACCGCACCCGCGATGCTCGACGTCCTCTCCTCCATCGCCCAGGTCGCCGAATCACGCGCCACCGTCCTCATCCTTGGCGAAACCGGCTGCGGCAAGGAACTCGTCGCCAAAGCCATCCACTACAACTCGCCCCGACGACACAAACCCCTCATCCGCGTCAACTGCGGAGCCCTCGCGCCACAACTCCTCGAGTCCGAACTCTTCGGACACGTCAAAGGATCCTTCACCGGCGCCATACGCGATAAAACAGGGCGTTTCGAGGCCGCCGACGGCGGCTCCATCTTCCTCGACGAGATCGGAACCCTCGACCCGCAACTCCAGGTACGACTCCTACGCGTCCTCCAGGAACGCGAACTCGAACGCGTAGGCGACCACCGCACACGACAGATCGACGTCCGCGTCATCGCCGCCACCAACCTCGACCTCGAACACGAAGTCCGCAAAGGTAACTTCCGCGAAGACCTCTACTACCGACTCAATGTCGTCACCATCCACCTCCCTCCCCTCCGAAACCGACGCGAAGACATCCCGCTCCTCGTCGACCACTTCCTCGAACGCTTCAACAGAGAAAACAACAAAAACCTCCGCAAAGTCTCACGCAGCCTCATGAACACCCTCCTCCGGTACCCCTGGCCGGGAAACGTCCGCGAACTCGAGAACGCCATGGAACGTGCCGTCGTCCTCTCCGCCTCCGAAGACTTCACCGAAGAACTACTCTCCCTCCAGATCCGACTCTTCGCCCAGCAGACACGAACCACCGGCTCCGACCAGTCCATCGACGCCCTTTGCGCCCGACTCGCACAGCAGGCCATCAGCCAGCACCACACCGACGAGGGACGCATCTACGCCAACGTCATCCAGGAAATCGAACGACACCTCATCCGGGAAGCACTCGCCTTCAACGATGGCGTCAAAATACGCACCGCCGACTTCCTCGGCATCAACCGCAACACCCTCAACAAAAAAGTCCGCGACCTCCAACTCGAAGACCCCGAAAACAACCCCCGTAATTGA
- a CDS encoding phage portal protein, whose translation MGPKRFDVDVLARRVAEHAEGREPWLRRLWAYYRNPVTPVEGPGGLRHRSAQEVGLPERLRSGQREVVTENDIAWRLHALVDFMFGKPVVIRSEAGSAGCRVFVERFLGSLFERSGGVGFFQNMALLGSVYGYVDVLVRVDDATRGGGGDSPESLAGRLRLELAEAPRAVPTTDERDYRRLAGYAVRCRVGGGGGEGGVTERVEAWTSSGYGRFERVGEKGSLAEVASAENVLGRVPVVHIQNLAQPLRYAGLSDVEPLIPLQDELNTRLSDRANRVTFQSFRMYLGKGIDRFTERPVGPGQMWSTDNPEASIESFGGDASSPSEEAHLSEVRDAMDKTSGVTPIAAGLIRGKVGNLTSENALRVILMGTLAKTDKKRVTYGDGLERVCELALHAADVLGWYRTETGDRRVRLEWPNVLPQSTSQVLSEARVKAELGVPRERLLDELGYGAGPGLGNGMSKHQEVTGG comes from the coding sequence TTGGGACCGAAGCGATTTGACGTTGATGTGCTAGCCCGTCGGGTAGCGGAGCATGCGGAGGGGCGTGAGCCGTGGCTTCGCCGGCTGTGGGCTTACTACCGGAACCCGGTGACGCCTGTGGAGGGTCCGGGTGGTTTGCGTCATCGATCGGCTCAGGAGGTGGGGCTGCCGGAGCGGCTTCGGTCGGGTCAGCGTGAGGTGGTGACGGAGAATGACATCGCGTGGCGGCTGCACGCGTTGGTGGATTTCATGTTCGGCAAGCCGGTGGTGATCCGGAGCGAGGCGGGTTCGGCGGGGTGTCGTGTGTTCGTGGAGCGTTTTCTGGGGTCGTTGTTCGAGCGGAGCGGCGGGGTCGGTTTTTTCCAGAACATGGCGTTGCTGGGTTCGGTGTACGGGTACGTGGACGTGCTGGTGCGGGTGGACGACGCGACGCGTGGTGGCGGGGGTGATTCGCCTGAGTCGCTGGCGGGTCGTCTTCGGCTGGAGCTGGCTGAGGCGCCGCGTGCGGTGCCGACGACGGACGAGCGTGATTACCGTCGGCTGGCGGGTTATGCGGTTCGCTGTCGGGTGGGGGGTGGTGGCGGCGAGGGGGGTGTGACCGAGCGTGTGGAGGCGTGGACGTCGTCGGGTTATGGCCGGTTCGAGCGTGTGGGTGAGAAGGGTTCGCTGGCGGAGGTGGCGTCTGCGGAGAACGTGCTGGGGCGGGTGCCGGTGGTGCACATTCAGAATCTTGCTCAGCCGCTCCGGTACGCGGGTCTGAGTGATGTTGAGCCGTTGATCCCGTTGCAGGACGAGTTGAACACGCGGCTGTCGGATCGTGCGAACCGTGTGACGTTTCAGTCGTTTCGGATGTACCTGGGCAAGGGGATTGATCGGTTCACGGAGCGTCCGGTGGGTCCGGGTCAGATGTGGTCGACGGACAACCCGGAGGCGTCGATCGAGTCGTTCGGGGGTGATGCGTCGAGTCCGTCGGAGGAGGCGCATCTGAGTGAGGTCCGTGACGCGATGGACAAGACGAGTGGCGTAACGCCTATTGCGGCGGGTCTGATCCGTGGGAAGGTCGGGAACCTGACGAGCGAGAATGCGCTGCGTGTGATTCTGATGGGAACGCTGGCGAAGACGGACAAGAAGCGTGTGACGTACGGGGATGGTCTTGAGCGTGTGTGCGAGCTGGCGTTGCACGCGGCGGACGTGCTGGGTTGGTACCGGACGGAGACTGGTGACCGTCGGGTTCGGCTGGAGTGGCCGAACGTGCTTCCTCAGAGCACGTCGCAGGTGTTGTCGGAGGCTCGGGTGAAGGCGGAGCTGGGTGTTCCGCGTGAGCGACTGCTGGACGAGTTGGGTTACGGCGCGGGCCCGGGTCTTGGGAACGGGATGAGCAAGCATCAGGAGGTGACCGGTGGATGA
- a CDS encoding SU10 major capsid protein has product MAFTGKATYTAGSTLPEQAEDVSDIVGIVSPYETPLLDALGDPGRSATGTVHEWLEDALLPNTDRINDSSFTDADVDTSFVVENGDRFRVGDQVQVSGSREVMLVTGVNTGTDTLTVVRGYGGTTAEDLADEQEVRILGNAALEGDASPVARFTNRTRKQNYTQIFTSSVEVSGTVRATRQLAVSDELDYQKQERLRELARDLENCVINGVSASGSPEGSSSVRRTMRGIIPHLSTNVFTSGAGDFPAGETVSSVDHHLTEAQLNLAMRSIWESSSGSVDLIVVGGAQKRRINGFVTSSRGYTASDTRFRDLVSVYESDFGACRVILSRWVPADTVLLLDSSRIDVLPLSGRSFHYKALAATGDADAGQLIGEYTLELRNEQAHGVIRGLAA; this is encoded by the coding sequence ATGGCATTTACGGGTAAGGCGACGTACACGGCGGGTTCGACGCTGCCGGAGCAGGCGGAGGACGTGTCGGACATCGTGGGGATTGTGAGTCCTTACGAGACGCCTCTGCTGGACGCGTTGGGTGATCCGGGTCGTTCGGCGACGGGTACGGTTCACGAGTGGCTGGAGGACGCGTTGCTGCCGAACACGGACCGGATCAACGATTCGTCGTTCACGGACGCGGACGTTGACACGTCGTTCGTGGTGGAGAACGGTGATCGTTTCCGTGTGGGTGATCAGGTTCAGGTGTCGGGTTCTCGTGAGGTGATGCTGGTGACGGGCGTGAACACGGGGACAGACACGCTGACGGTGGTTCGTGGTTACGGCGGGACGACGGCGGAGGATCTTGCGGACGAGCAGGAGGTTCGGATCCTGGGGAACGCGGCGTTGGAGGGTGATGCGTCGCCTGTGGCGCGGTTCACGAACCGGACGCGTAAGCAGAACTACACGCAGATCTTCACGTCGTCGGTGGAGGTTTCGGGGACGGTTCGTGCGACGCGTCAGCTGGCGGTGTCGGACGAGCTGGATTACCAGAAGCAGGAGCGTCTGCGTGAGCTGGCTCGTGATCTGGAGAACTGCGTGATCAATGGTGTGTCGGCGAGCGGTTCGCCTGAGGGCTCGTCGTCGGTGCGTCGGACGATGCGTGGGATCATCCCGCACCTGAGCACGAACGTGTTCACGAGTGGCGCGGGCGATTTCCCGGCGGGCGAGACGGTGAGCAGTGTGGACCATCACCTGACGGAGGCGCAGCTGAACCTGGCGATGCGTTCGATCTGGGAGTCGTCGTCGGGTTCGGTGGATCTGATTGTGGTGGGCGGTGCGCAGAAGCGTCGGATCAATGGTTTCGTGACGTCGAGTCGCGGCTACACGGCGTCGGACACGCGTTTCCGTGATCTGGTGAGTGTGTACGAGAGTGATTTTGGTGCGTGTCGGGTGATTCTGTCGCGTTGGGTTCCGGCGGACACGGTGCTGCTGCTGGACTCGTCGCGGATTGACGTGCTGCCGTTGTCGGGTCGGAGTTTCCACTACAAGGCTTTGGCGGCGACGGGTGATGCGGACGCGGGTCAGTTGATTGGTGAGTACACGCTTGAGCTTCGGAACGAGCAGGCGCACGGGGTGATCCGTGGGCTGGCGGCGTAA
- a CDS encoding LamG-like jellyroll fold domain-containing protein, producing MRLVDFEVAGWGEFGGSGPVERASYAERVLSLGPAGYWRLGDDGPGVADRAGGPAGLVTGGGVTGVAGSLGCDVDGAMRFEGSGAVAVGRGVLPADGSAVTIGCRVRMTAAVKGVLVSQYEQSGGVADPQRFGLRVSAEGCVGWWKGGVMLAESAVSVSDGDWHSVVGSRSGSGDVVLWVDGEVAAGGSDGQGFQATETTLGCFPGVFSLTGALDEVFVVPDVVEAEAVRSLHAMAVGVPEVIGGAA from the coding sequence ATGAGGCTGGTGGATTTTGAGGTTGCGGGCTGGGGTGAGTTCGGCGGGTCGGGTCCGGTTGAGCGGGCTTCGTATGCGGAGCGTGTGTTGTCTTTGGGGCCTGCGGGTTACTGGCGGCTGGGCGATGACGGGCCTGGGGTTGCGGACCGTGCGGGCGGGCCGGCAGGGCTGGTGACGGGCGGTGGGGTCACGGGTGTGGCGGGTTCGCTCGGGTGTGATGTCGATGGCGCGATGCGTTTTGAGGGGAGCGGAGCGGTTGCGGTGGGTCGTGGTGTTCTGCCTGCGGATGGTTCGGCGGTGACGATCGGGTGTCGGGTGCGTATGACCGCGGCGGTGAAGGGTGTGCTGGTGAGTCAGTACGAGCAGAGCGGGGGTGTTGCGGACCCGCAGCGGTTCGGTCTGCGTGTGAGTGCGGAGGGCTGCGTGGGCTGGTGGAAGGGCGGGGTCATGCTGGCGGAGAGTGCGGTGTCGGTGTCGGATGGCGATTGGCATTCGGTGGTCGGGTCGCGGTCGGGCTCGGGCGATGTGGTGTTGTGGGTGGATGGCGAGGTTGCGGCAGGGGGGAGCGACGGCCAGGGGTTTCAGGCAACGGAGACGACGCTCGGGTGTTTCCCGGGCGTGTTCTCGCTGACGGGCGCGTTGGATGAGGTGTTCGTGGTGCCCGATGTGGTTGAAGCGGAGGCGGTGCGGTCGTTGCACGCGATGGCGGTTGGTGTGCCTGAGGTGATCGGGGGTGCGGCGTGA